One stretch of Sander lucioperca isolate FBNREF2018 chromosome 13, SLUC_FBN_1.2, whole genome shotgun sequence DNA includes these proteins:
- the LOC116055956 gene encoding rho GTPase-activating protein 22-like, whose product MGLSCFKSWKHDSTGHKGNRDVLASPGSYFFLSNSAGQGDEWLKSLNKGVWIPFTGVFGQRLEETVLYERRYGVRLVPLVVEQCVNFIRERGLHEVGLFRQPGQSSLVKELQEAFDAGERPSFDSSTDVHTVASLLKLYLRQLPEPLVPYRRYQDFLLCGQKLSSDRTLVLGELRNLLHELPVANFNLLNFICQFLNEVQSFSSSNKMTGQNLATVFGPNILRAKAEDPQSIMGGAVLVQVLMLELIREHESLFAKVPPLISARPPGGSHASPSALRQPHLHPSPCLRQLSMPLIVERSRESGQPGADEQNSSCIYSAAAKSDVSFGRKRLLGHRYTSSHPENCFYPLPSSSQPLQHHSDRHNKDYHQYHMGQGPSPANVQASTNSLQLQDQLPDSSKPRPMLMSWAKAWPGTTGASAGFWSSGAAEEDGAVPRTASEGSSEAQEDSNLSAYDNLDRGSLRQRMEDVTGGHFETNDSGGHIGTCEEQVEVEEAGQTRDSSSSWSSCEVLPLDECSDALGAVSPDVSPKRLKRLPSSQVAEEENSDNDDHEDKHDNDEDVDDDYNNEDDDDDGDDVHHPNSPASCSVLSDSPLSTGSSEVFLPSGPPDFQGPEPDSQPRDIHSLLAELRQQMAQQKVEYQARIQRLERCNDVLERQVAVLRLSLEQQKRSRSVAEIKIRNMERAKADADLRNNTLQREMELFFQMHGDIKRRGGDEGGRGGASL is encoded by the exons ATGGGACTCAGCTGCTTCAAGTCCTGGAAACATGACAGTACAGGCCACAAAG gTAACAGAGACGTGTTGGCCAGCCCAGGCTCGTATTTCTTCCTCTCCAACAGTGCCGGTCAAGGTGACGAGTGGCTGAAGAGCCTCAACAAGGGGGTCTGGATCCCTTTCACAG GGGTCTTTGGTCAGCGTCTGGAGGAGACGGTGTTATATGAGCGACGTTATGGGGTACGTTTAGTTCCTTTAGTGGTGGAGCAGTGTGTGAACTTCATCAGGGAGCGTGGTTTGCATGAAGTGGGCTTGTTTCGCCAGCCGGGACAGTCCAGTCTGGTCAAAGAGCTGCAGGAGGCTTTTGATGCAGGGGAGAGACCTTCCTTCGACAG TAGCACAGACGTCCACACGGTGGCGTCACTGCTGAAGCTCTACCTCAGACAGCTGCCGGAGCCTCTGGTTCCTTACAGACGATACCAGGACTTCTTGCTCTGTGGTCAGAAGCTGTCGAGTGACCGCACACTG GTTTTGGGGGAGTTGAGGAATCTTCTTCATGAGTTGCCAGTTGCAAACTTCAACCTACTCAACTTTATCTGCCA GTTTCTAAATGAGGTCCAGAGTTTCTCCAGCAGCAACAAGATGACTGGCCAGAACTTGGCCACTGTGTTTGGGCCAAACATCCTTCGAGCCAAAGCTGAAGACCcacaaagcatcatgggag GTGCAGTACTGGTCCAGGTGCTGATGTTGGAGCTGATCAGAGAGCATGAGTCTCTGTTTGCCAAAGTCCCCCCACTCATCTCCGCCCGTCCACCTGGAGGTTCACATGCATCACCAAGTGCTCTGAGGCAGCCTCATCTCCACCCGTCGCCCTGCCTCCGCCAGCTGTCTATGCCTCTCATCGTTGAGCGTTCCAGAGAGTCAGGACAGCCTGGTGCAGACGAACAGAACTCCAG TTGCATCTACTCTGCTGCTGCCAAATCAGACGTATCCTTTGGCCGGAAGAGACTTCTCGGCCATCGCTACACCTCCTCACACCCAGAGAACTGCTTCTACCCCTTGCCCTCCTCCAGTCAGCCCCTTCAGCACCACTCTGACAGACACAACAAGGATTATCACCAGTACCACATGGGCCAAGGACCATCCCCTGCAAATGTTCAAGCCTCTACAAACAGCCTCCAGCTACAAGACCAACTGCCAGACAGCTCCAAACCCAGACCGATGCTCATGAGCTGGGCAAAGGCCTGGCCTGGCACGACAGGGGCAAGTGCTGGCTTCTGGAGCTCTGGTGCTGCAGAGGAAGATGGTGCAGTGCCAAGAACAGCCAGCGAGGGCAGCAGTGAGGCTCAGGAGGACAGCAACCTTTCTGCCTATGACAACTTGGACAGAGGGTCTTTACGTCAGAGGATGGAGGACGTCACTGGTGGACATTTTGAAACCAACGATTCAGGAGGCCATATTGGAACTTGTGAAGAGCAGGTAGAGGTAGAGGAGGCAGGGCAGACAAGGGACTCATCCTCTTCATGGTCTTCCTGTGAGGTTCTACCATTGGACGAGTGCAGTGATGCATTGGGAGCGGTTAGTCCGGACGTGTCACCAAAGAGACTTAAAAGATTACCTTCAAGTCAGGTAGCAGAAGAGGAAAACAGTGATAATGACGATCATGAAGACAAACATGACAATGATGAAGACGTTGATGATGATTATAAtaatgaggatgatgatgatgatggtgacgACGTCCACCACCCTAACTCCCCAGCCTCCTGTTCTGTACTCAGTGACAGCCCTCTAAGTACGGGCAGCTCAGAGGTGTTCCTCCCCTCTGGTCCTCCAGACTTCCAGGGGCCTGAGCCTGACTCACAGCCCAGGGACATTCACTCACTCCTGGCTGAGCTGCGGCAGCAGATGGCACAGCAGAAGGTTGAGTACCAGGCCAGGATACAAAG GTTGGAGCGCTGTAATGACGTCCTGGAGCGGCAGGTTGCGGTACTGCGGCTCAGTCTGGAGCAGCAGAAGCGTAGCCGAAGCGTAGCCGAGATCAAAATCCGCAACATGGAGCGAGCCAAAGCAGACGCCGACCTCCGAAACAACACgctgcagagagagatggagctgTTCTTCCAAATGCATGGAGATATcaaaagaagaggaggggatgaaggaggaagaggaggagcgaGTCTTTGA
- the LOC116056120 gene encoding dual specificity protein kinase CLK4-like isoform X2 — protein MFYCTDAISLSPCLAAMQCGNKCLQIGREKIKKRRESFLNRPTGDQTAASRRGGEAEDVTASIGKSDGDDPKTDVHADRKTGRFNQRTPGSSLETGNSPEDNSLQLECAFPGDMAVTADDDGVKKSHIEKSCEDNEEGHLDYHIGLVMKERYEVVSTLGVGAFGKVVECIDRDKKDHVAVKIVRNIESFREVARSEIAVLEEINILDDDNRFACVRMLNWFEHNGHICIVFELLGLSTFEFLRQNKFLPFNVEQIRQMAFQIFRAVCFLHRNKLTHTDLKPENILFVCADYDLEYNDVMECEERKLRSFDVKVVDFGTAKFDHEDHESEVSTRHYRAPEVILDLGWNQSCDVWSLGCVLMEFYLGRTLFQTHDSKEHLAMMEKILGPIPPHLLKQTRKQHYVHNGRLNWDEPSSSDEYIWKHCIPLKSLRKKSEEESQLFDLIGCMLEYDVYRRITLEEALWHPFFSPLRMQKPRS, from the exons ATGTTTTATTGCACGGAcgccatttctctctctccttgtttGGCAGCTATGCAGTGTGGCAACAAGTGTTTGCAGATTGGTAGGGAGAAGATAAAGAAGAGGAGGGAAAGTTTCTTAAACAGACCAACAGGAGACCAAACAGCAGCAAgccggagaggaggagaagcagaGGACGTCACAGCTTCAATTGGGAAGTCAg ATGGTGATGACCCCAAAACAGACGTTCATGCTGACAGAAAGACTGGAAGATTCAACCAGAGGACACCCGGCAGCTCCTTAGAAACTGGCAACTCG CCTGAAGACAACTCGCTCCAGCTTGAATGTGCTTTTCCTGGTGACATGGCTGTCACTGCTGATGATGATGGAGTGAAGAAGAGTCACATAGAAAAGAGCTGCGAGGACAACGAAGAGGGACACCTGGACTATCACATCGGTCTTGTGATGAAAGAAAGAT ATGAGGTGGTATCCACACTGGGAGTAGGAGCCTTTGGAAAGGTTGTGGAGTGTATTGATAGAGACAA AAAGGACCATGTGGCTGTGAAGATTGTGAGGAACATTGAGTCTTTCCGTGAAGTAGCGAGGTCTGAGATCGCAGTGCTGGAGGAGATCAACATCCTGGATGATGACAACAGATT TGCCTGTGTGAGGATGCTGAACTGGTTTGAGCATAACGGTCACATCTGCATCGTGTTTGAGCTGCTCGGCCTCAGCACCTTTGAATTTCTCCGACAGAACAAGTTCCTGCCGTTCAATGTGGAGCAGATCAGACAAATGGCATTCCAGATCTTCAGAGCCGTCTGCT TCCTGCATCGTAACAAACTGACCCACACAGACCTGAAGCCAGAGAACATCCTGTTTGTCTGCGCTGACTATGACCTGGAGTACAACGATGTGATG gagTGTGAGGAGAGGAAACTGAGGAGTTTCGATGTGAAAGTGGTGGATTTTGGCACCGCAAAATTTGACCACGAAGACCATGAATCCGAGGTATCAACACGCCATTACCGAGCTCCAGAGGTCATACtgg ATCTGGGCTGGAACCAGTCTTGTGACGTTTGGAGTTTGGGCTGCGTCCTAATGGAGTTTTACCTGGGACGTACACTCttccag ACCCATGACAGTAAAGAACATCTGGCCATGATGGAGAAAATCCTGGGACCGATTCCCCCCCACCTGCTGAAACAGACCAG AAAGCAGCATTACGTGCACAACGGGCGTCTGAACTGGGACGAGCCGAGCTCCTCTGACGAATACATCTGGAAACACTGTATACCTCTCAAG TCCCTGCGCAAGAAGAGCGAAGAGGAGAGTCAGCTGTTTGACCTGATCGGCTGCATGTTGGAGTACGACGTCTATAGACGGATCACCCTGGAGGAGGCACTATGGCACCCGTTCTTCAGCCCACTGAGGATGCAGAAGCCGCGCAGCtag
- the LOC116056120 gene encoding dual specificity protein kinase CLK4-like isoform X1, whose product MFYCTDAISLSPCLAAMQCGNKCLQIGREKIKKRRESFLNRPTGDQTAASRRGGEAEDVTASIGKSDGDDPKTDVHADRKTGRFNQRTPGSSLETGNSPEDNSLQLECAFPGDMAVTADDDGVKKSHIEKSCEDNEEGHLDYHIGLVMKERYEVVSTLGVGAFGKVVECIDRDKKDHVAVKIVRNIESFREVARSEIAVLEEINILDDDNRFACVRMLNWFEHNGHICIVFELLGLSTFEFLRQNKFLPFNVEQIRQMAFQIFRAVCFLHRNKLTHTDLKPENILFVCADYDLEYNDVMECEERKLRSFDVKVVDFGTAKFDHEDHESEVSTRHYRAPEVILDLGWNQSCDVWSLGCVLMEFYLGRTLFQTHDSKEHLAMMEKILGPIPPHLLKQTRKQHYVHNGRLNWDEPSSSDEYIWKHCIPLKQSLRKKSEEESQLFDLIGCMLEYDVYRRITLEEALWHPFFSPLRMQKPRS is encoded by the exons ATGTTTTATTGCACGGAcgccatttctctctctccttgtttGGCAGCTATGCAGTGTGGCAACAAGTGTTTGCAGATTGGTAGGGAGAAGATAAAGAAGAGGAGGGAAAGTTTCTTAAACAGACCAACAGGAGACCAAACAGCAGCAAgccggagaggaggagaagcagaGGACGTCACAGCTTCAATTGGGAAGTCAg ATGGTGATGACCCCAAAACAGACGTTCATGCTGACAGAAAGACTGGAAGATTCAACCAGAGGACACCCGGCAGCTCCTTAGAAACTGGCAACTCG CCTGAAGACAACTCGCTCCAGCTTGAATGTGCTTTTCCTGGTGACATGGCTGTCACTGCTGATGATGATGGAGTGAAGAAGAGTCACATAGAAAAGAGCTGCGAGGACAACGAAGAGGGACACCTGGACTATCACATCGGTCTTGTGATGAAAGAAAGAT ATGAGGTGGTATCCACACTGGGAGTAGGAGCCTTTGGAAAGGTTGTGGAGTGTATTGATAGAGACAA AAAGGACCATGTGGCTGTGAAGATTGTGAGGAACATTGAGTCTTTCCGTGAAGTAGCGAGGTCTGAGATCGCAGTGCTGGAGGAGATCAACATCCTGGATGATGACAACAGATT TGCCTGTGTGAGGATGCTGAACTGGTTTGAGCATAACGGTCACATCTGCATCGTGTTTGAGCTGCTCGGCCTCAGCACCTTTGAATTTCTCCGACAGAACAAGTTCCTGCCGTTCAATGTGGAGCAGATCAGACAAATGGCATTCCAGATCTTCAGAGCCGTCTGCT TCCTGCATCGTAACAAACTGACCCACACAGACCTGAAGCCAGAGAACATCCTGTTTGTCTGCGCTGACTATGACCTGGAGTACAACGATGTGATG gagTGTGAGGAGAGGAAACTGAGGAGTTTCGATGTGAAAGTGGTGGATTTTGGCACCGCAAAATTTGACCACGAAGACCATGAATCCGAGGTATCAACACGCCATTACCGAGCTCCAGAGGTCATACtgg ATCTGGGCTGGAACCAGTCTTGTGACGTTTGGAGTTTGGGCTGCGTCCTAATGGAGTTTTACCTGGGACGTACACTCttccag ACCCATGACAGTAAAGAACATCTGGCCATGATGGAGAAAATCCTGGGACCGATTCCCCCCCACCTGCTGAAACAGACCAG AAAGCAGCATTACGTGCACAACGGGCGTCTGAACTGGGACGAGCCGAGCTCCTCTGACGAATACATCTGGAAACACTGTATACCTCTCAAG CAGTCCCTGCGCAAGAAGAGCGAAGAGGAGAGTCAGCTGTTTGACCTGATCGGCTGCATGTTGGAGTACGACGTCTATAGACGGATCACCCTGGAGGAGGCACTATGGCACCCGTTCTTCAGCCCACTGAGGATGCAGAAGCCGCGCAGCtag
- the LOC116056120 gene encoding dual specificity protein kinase CLK4-like isoform X3: MGKKDNVYGSWSDGDDPKTDVHADRKTGRFNQRTPGSSLETGNSPEDNSLQLECAFPGDMAVTADDDGVKKSHIEKSCEDNEEGHLDYHIGLVMKERYEVVSTLGVGAFGKVVECIDRDKKDHVAVKIVRNIESFREVARSEIAVLEEINILDDDNRFACVRMLNWFEHNGHICIVFELLGLSTFEFLRQNKFLPFNVEQIRQMAFQIFRAVCFLHRNKLTHTDLKPENILFVCADYDLEYNDVMECEERKLRSFDVKVVDFGTAKFDHEDHESEVSTRHYRAPEVILDLGWNQSCDVWSLGCVLMEFYLGRTLFQTHDSKEHLAMMEKILGPIPPHLLKQTRKQHYVHNGRLNWDEPSSSDEYIWKHCIPLKQSLRKKSEEESQLFDLIGCMLEYDVYRRITLEEALWHPFFSPLRMQKPRS, from the exons ATGGGCAAGAAAGACAACGTATACGGGTCTTGGAGCG ATGGTGATGACCCCAAAACAGACGTTCATGCTGACAGAAAGACTGGAAGATTCAACCAGAGGACACCCGGCAGCTCCTTAGAAACTGGCAACTCG CCTGAAGACAACTCGCTCCAGCTTGAATGTGCTTTTCCTGGTGACATGGCTGTCACTGCTGATGATGATGGAGTGAAGAAGAGTCACATAGAAAAGAGCTGCGAGGACAACGAAGAGGGACACCTGGACTATCACATCGGTCTTGTGATGAAAGAAAGAT ATGAGGTGGTATCCACACTGGGAGTAGGAGCCTTTGGAAAGGTTGTGGAGTGTATTGATAGAGACAA AAAGGACCATGTGGCTGTGAAGATTGTGAGGAACATTGAGTCTTTCCGTGAAGTAGCGAGGTCTGAGATCGCAGTGCTGGAGGAGATCAACATCCTGGATGATGACAACAGATT TGCCTGTGTGAGGATGCTGAACTGGTTTGAGCATAACGGTCACATCTGCATCGTGTTTGAGCTGCTCGGCCTCAGCACCTTTGAATTTCTCCGACAGAACAAGTTCCTGCCGTTCAATGTGGAGCAGATCAGACAAATGGCATTCCAGATCTTCAGAGCCGTCTGCT TCCTGCATCGTAACAAACTGACCCACACAGACCTGAAGCCAGAGAACATCCTGTTTGTCTGCGCTGACTATGACCTGGAGTACAACGATGTGATG gagTGTGAGGAGAGGAAACTGAGGAGTTTCGATGTGAAAGTGGTGGATTTTGGCACCGCAAAATTTGACCACGAAGACCATGAATCCGAGGTATCAACACGCCATTACCGAGCTCCAGAGGTCATACtgg ATCTGGGCTGGAACCAGTCTTGTGACGTTTGGAGTTTGGGCTGCGTCCTAATGGAGTTTTACCTGGGACGTACACTCttccag ACCCATGACAGTAAAGAACATCTGGCCATGATGGAGAAAATCCTGGGACCGATTCCCCCCCACCTGCTGAAACAGACCAG AAAGCAGCATTACGTGCACAACGGGCGTCTGAACTGGGACGAGCCGAGCTCCTCTGACGAATACATCTGGAAACACTGTATACCTCTCAAG CAGTCCCTGCGCAAGAAGAGCGAAGAGGAGAGTCAGCTGTTTGACCTGATCGGCTGCATGTTGGAGTACGACGTCTATAGACGGATCACCCTGGAGGAGGCACTATGGCACCCGTTCTTCAGCCCACTGAGGATGCAGAAGCCGCGCAGCtag
- the LOC116056120 gene encoding dual specificity protein kinase CLK4-like isoform X4 translates to MLNWFEHNGHICIVFELLGLSTFEFLRQNKFLPFNVEQIRQMAFQIFRAVCFLHRNKLTHTDLKPENILFVCADYDLEYNDVMECEERKLRSFDVKVVDFGTAKFDHEDHESEVSTRHYRAPEVILDLGWNQSCDVWSLGCVLMEFYLGRTLFQTHDSKEHLAMMEKILGPIPPHLLKQTRKQHYVHNGRLNWDEPSSSDEYIWKHCIPLKQSLRKKSEEESQLFDLIGCMLEYDVYRRITLEEALWHPFFSPLRMQKPRS, encoded by the exons ATGCTGAACTGGTTTGAGCATAACGGTCACATCTGCATCGTGTTTGAGCTGCTCGGCCTCAGCACCTTTGAATTTCTCCGACAGAACAAGTTCCTGCCGTTCAATGTGGAGCAGATCAGACAAATGGCATTCCAGATCTTCAGAGCCGTCTGCT TCCTGCATCGTAACAAACTGACCCACACAGACCTGAAGCCAGAGAACATCCTGTTTGTCTGCGCTGACTATGACCTGGAGTACAACGATGTGATG gagTGTGAGGAGAGGAAACTGAGGAGTTTCGATGTGAAAGTGGTGGATTTTGGCACCGCAAAATTTGACCACGAAGACCATGAATCCGAGGTATCAACACGCCATTACCGAGCTCCAGAGGTCATACtgg ATCTGGGCTGGAACCAGTCTTGTGACGTTTGGAGTTTGGGCTGCGTCCTAATGGAGTTTTACCTGGGACGTACACTCttccag ACCCATGACAGTAAAGAACATCTGGCCATGATGGAGAAAATCCTGGGACCGATTCCCCCCCACCTGCTGAAACAGACCAG AAAGCAGCATTACGTGCACAACGGGCGTCTGAACTGGGACGAGCCGAGCTCCTCTGACGAATACATCTGGAAACACTGTATACCTCTCAAG CAGTCCCTGCGCAAGAAGAGCGAAGAGGAGAGTCAGCTGTTTGACCTGATCGGCTGCATGTTGGAGTACGACGTCTATAGACGGATCACCCTGGAGGAGGCACTATGGCACCCGTTCTTCAGCCCACTGAGGATGCAGAAGCCGCGCAGCtag
- the LOC116056067 gene encoding glucose-dependent insulinotropic receptor: MSYMSGLVSTETTVSMAPNRMDTNEPTTQSDVKPQVMGVTLSIASCLITSTNLLVAAALLKLLLRKRSQSWCFVLNLALADALVGVAITGLATENFNFNSDSNNSPNQHNQVTDDAPTNTMPPDQGKTRCLMRMAFVTSPCTASIMSMFLISLDRYAAIKMPLRYSQLSGKATAVGSLLALWTSSLTMGFLPVMVRQLQAEEYSGFCAFFSVIHQVGMIVLFSVCFFPLLSVFLYIYLDILKIACSHQKQICQVRQAGSRTTDHHCHQHCRDHQQHQHLRSHYWSHVKALRTVGVLVGCFLVLWCPFFVACIVHLLCESCELTALLENYLWLLGLSNSLINPLVYAFWQREVRLQLAAMFSCFISRSLAAGPPGVTERCDPQPLVLTQADASGGNTLNPLLLQPIIGNDKVHIVPLSAMTSL; encoded by the exons ATGTCATATATGAGTGGACTTGTGAGCACCGAGACCACTGTTAGCATGGCTCCTAACAGAATGGACACCAACGAGCCGACAACCCAAAGTGACGTGAAGCCTCAGGTGATGGGTGTGACCCTGAGCATCGCCTCTTGCCTCATCACCTCCACCAACCTGCTGGTGGCAGCCGCTCTACTTAAGCTACTCCTCAGGAAGAGAAGCCAGAGCTGGTGCTTTGTCCTCAACTTGGCACTGGCCGATGCCCTGGTGGGTGTGGCCATCACTGGCCTGGCCACAGAGAACTTCAACTTTAACAGTGACAGCAACAACTCTCCGAACCAGCACAACCAGGTCACTGACGATGCGCCCACAAACACTATGCCTCCTGATCAGGGCAAGACCCGGTGTTTGATGCGGATGGCCTTCGTGACATCACCCTGCACAGCATCTATTATGTCCATGTTCCTGATCTCACTTGACCGCTACGCAGCCATCAAGATGCCCCTGCGGTACTCCCAGCTGTCTGGGAAGGCAACAGCAGTGGGGTCCCTGCTGGCTCTGTGGACCAGCTCCCTCACTATGGGATTCTTGCCAG TCATGGTGCGGCAGCTGCAGGCGGAAGAATACAGCGGCTTCTGTGCCTTTTTTTCCGTCATTCACCAGGTGGGCATGATCGTATTATTCAGCGTGTGCTTCTTCCCGTTGCTCTCTGTATTCCTTTACATCTACCTGGACATCCTGAAGATCGCCTGCAGCCACCAGAAGCAGATATGTCAAGTTAGGCAAGCTGGTTCCAGGACGACTGACCACCATTGCCATCAACATTGCAGGGATCATCAGCAGCATCAGCATCTGAGGAGCCATTACTGGAGCCACGTCAAGGCCCTGAGGACGGTGGGGGTGCTTGTGGGCTGCTTCTTGGTCCTCTGGTGTCCCTTCTTTGTCGCATGCATAGTGCACCTTCTATGTGAAAGCTGCGAACTCACTGCCCTGTTAGAGAATTATTTGTGGCTGTTGGGACTGTCCAACTCACTGATCAACCCCCTGGTGTATGCCTTTTGGCAAAGGGAGGTGCGGCTGCAATTAGCAGCCATGTTCTCCTGCTTTATAAGCAGGTCGTTGGCCGCTGGACCACCAGGCGTCACAGAAAGATGTGACCCGCAGCCCCTTGTGCTGACTCAAGCTGATGCATCTGGTGGAAATACCCTCAACCCTTTGCTGTTGCAACCTATTATCGGCAACGACAAGGTTCACATTGTGCCACTATCTGCCATGACCAGCTTATGA